TACAAACACGGTTTCGGGGGTGTCCGGGTCGAGGACATGGTCCAGGTCACCTCAAGTGGAGCCAAGATCCTGTCTAGGACCCCGTACTATTACGCGTAGGCTTACTCGACAGCGACGGCCTCTATTTCGACGAGAAGGTCAGGATGCGCCAGGCTTTTCACTACAACTAGAGTGCTAGACGGGAGCTTGTCCGAATCGAAGTAACGCTCCCTCACTCGATGGAAGCTCGGCCTGTTTGCCAGGTCCGTCAGATAGACAGTTATCTTCACCACGTTATCGAATCCCATGCCCGCTGCCTTTAGCAGGGCTTTCATATTCTCAAACGCTTGTACCGTCTGGGCTTCAATGTCTCCTTTTCCAATGAGGGCATTCTTTTGGTCGAAGGCGACTTGGCCGGAAACATAGAGGACATTCCCCGCTTTGACTGCCTGAGAATACATGGATCCACCACTGGCAACCTCAGGACTATCAATCAAGAGCTTGTCCATATGCAGGGCGAGCGAGTCGATCGGATTTATCTCTTTGAGTCCACGTTCCTTCAACAGATACACCCAGAAAAGTAGGTATGACTTAACAGGACAACGAGCGAGCGTCTGCCGTTTGAAGAAAGAAGCAAACCTGATGTCAACCGAGAGGATCATCGAGTCCGAGCCCTGGCTCGTTGACGTTCTTCCAGCTAGCCAATGTATACCTGAAATCAAATCCGATCTCTTCCTCCATGCGGGCCCGCCAATAGGAGTGGACGAACTACCTGAACCTACTCGATATGCAATAGGGGGAGCCCAGGTCTACGAGGGGAGTGCAGACACAGTCGAGATAGGCATCGACAGGCTTAGGCGAGGCGAGGTCACGATTTCATCGGCTCATGACCATGGAGCCATAGCCCCCATGACGGGAATCGTCACCCCATCAATGCCGATGTTTGTAATAGAGAACAGGACGTTCGGTAACAAGGCCTACACCAACATCAACGAAGGGGTGGGCAAGACGAAAACTCTCCGTTTCGGTGCCTTCGACAGAGATGTCCTGGCTAGACTGAATTGGATGAGGGATGTGCTCGCTCCGTCGCTAAGGAACGCGATTCGTAGCTCCGGGGGAATCAACCTGAGGCAAATAATCGCGGAAGCGGTCCGACGCGGTGATGAGTGCCACAACAGGAACAAGTCGGCCTCACTCATCTTCTTCCAGAAGGCGGCCATTTCTCTGTCGAAAGCGGGCTACGGAGCCACGGCTCTTCACGATGTTCTCCAGTTCATCGGTGGCAACGAACATTTCTTCCTCAATCTATCGATGGCGGCAGCGAAGGCTAGCCTGGATGCGGGCCACGGCGTGAAAGGGAGCTCCATTGTCACTGCCATGTCGGCAAACGGAAAGGACTTCGCAATCAGAGTCAGCGGACTGGGAAGTGGACGCCCCCCTTACACATGGTTCCGCTCAGGGGTGCCCGCCGTACGTGGCAAGTACTTTGAACCTTACTCGGCAAAGGACGCTTGTCCCATCCTGGGCGATTCCTTTGCGGCAGAATGCACTGGTCTCGGAGCTTTCGCATTGGCTGCGGCCCCTGCAATGACTGAATTTGTAGGAGGGACCATTTCATGGGCCAATGAGATCACCAAGAGGATGTACCGGATAACGACTATGGAACACAGTTACTACAAGATTCCGTATCTGGCATATCGCGGCGTCCCCACAGGAATCAGCATTGGTAAGGTCCTCGCCCGGGGTCTGATGCCCGTGATGGACGTGGGGATTGCACACAGAAGCGCTGGCATCGGCCAGATCGGCGCTGGTCTTTTCCGTGCACCCAAGGGGTGTTTCCGTGCCGCCGGTGATGCTTTCGAATCAGCCTTTGGCAGGAGACCATGACTGACTCATGGACCAGTCTCAAGGCCTCACCAGAAATGAATATCTAGACAGACCAGCCGATACATAGTGTCCATCTCATTGTCTCAGCCCCCTCCGTTTGTTCAGATGAATGGGATCCGAAAACAGTTTGGGAATACCATCGCTCTGGCTGACGTGGACATCAAGCTGAACACAGGGGAAATCCATGCTCTCCTCGGGGAAAACGGCGCCGGCAAGTCAACTCTGATGAATGTCCTTTTTGGATTGTACAAACCTGACAAGGGGACCATCGCAATAGCTGGGCGGCCGGTGAAGATGGACGGGCCAAAGACCGCCATATCCCTGGGAGTTTTCATGGTCCATCAACACTTCAGGCTGATAGGGAATTTCACATCCCTAGAAAACATCATGGTCAATTCTTCAAGGGGGATGATGCTCAACTACAACGACGCGAGAAACCTCGCAGAGAAAGCAGCGGAAGCCTATGGACTTGGAGTGGATCTGGATACCAAGGTCAAACGGCTTCCTGTGGGTGCTCAGCAGAGAGTGGAGCTCTTGAAGGCGCTGAGCACCAAGCCCAAGTTGTTGATCTTAGATGAGCCGACAAGCAGCCTTACTCCTCAGGAAGCTGACTCTGTACTCGAATCTGTGAAGAAGTTTGCGGAGCGGGGGCTCGGAGTGGTCTTCATCACCCACAAGATCAGGGAGGTCTTTGAGGTCTCCGATAGGATCACAGTGCTGAAGCAGGGGCAAATCGTAGGGAGCTTCTCTGGCAAAGAGGTCACGGATCGGCAATTGATCGAGCTGATGATGGGAAGTCAAGAACGGTCTAATGAAATGCTCCAATTCTCGGGGCCGAGACCAGAGTCGGCGGCACGTCCGGAGAAGATTCTCGAAGTCAAAGGGATCACGGTCCTGGGGGCACAACGCGAGGTCGCCGTCCAAGACACCTCGTTCTCAATCGCAGCCGGCGAAATACTTGGGCTCGCAGGAGTGTCGGGCAATGGCCAGCGAGAAATTGCCGAAGCAATAACCGGCATAAGGAAGGTTCAACACGGTCAGATAGTCATCCAGGGTGTCGACGTGACCAGCTCATCTCCAGCCAAGATGCTTGATGCGGGGGTGACCTATATTCCAGAAGATCGGATGCAAGACGGACTCCTGCCGACAATGTCGATAGTCGAAAATCTATTCCTGGGCCATCATCGAGAACCTCCTTTTGCCAGGGGACCCTATGTGAACTACAAGGAGGCGGTTTCGGAAGCGCAACGTGCCATATCTGACTATTCAGTTAAGGCCGAGGGACCCGAAGAGACCGCTGCCAAGCTCTCAGGTGGGAACATACAGAGGCTGCTAATCGCCCGGTCATTGATTAAATCCTCAAAACTCCTAGTCGCTCACAACCCGACTAGGGGGCTCGACTTGAAATCGACAGACTTCGTGCTCAAGCGCCTGTTGACCCACATATCCACCGGTTCCTCAGTCCTTCTGATCTCCGAAGACCTCGACGAACTCATGTTAGTTAGCGACAGGATCTCCGCCATCTACAAAGGTCGAGTTTCGGAGAGCGTCACGGGGCCCAAGTTTGACAAGTATGTGATAGGCGCAATGATGGCCGGAGAGAACCCGGGTGGAGTTCGATAGTCAAACTGGCCAAGAATTCCTGGGCCGCCTACTTCGATATCCTCATCCCTTACGCGATTGCATTTGCCGCAGCCTTGCTGGTCGCGGGAATCGTCCTGACCCTGTTGGGGTTCAACGCACTCGAAGGGTACTCGACAATCTGGGTCTCATCATTTGGGAGTCTTATCGCCTTCGGCGTCTTCATCTCTAAGTTTGTTCCCCTGGTCCTACTCGCACTCGCATTCGCGCTACCCATGCAGACAAAGAAGTACAACGTGGGCAACGAAGGTCAGTTTCTGTCCGGGGCCGTGGGAGCAACAATCTTCGCCTTCAGTTTCCCCTCACTTCCACCCGTTGTCGCAATACCTCTACTCATCATTGCGGGCGCACTCTTCGGAGCCGCTTGGTCTGTGATTCCGGCCCTCCTCCTGTACAAATTCAATGTGAACGTGGTTCTTTCTACCATCGCGATGAACTTCATCGCCTACCAGATGGTACCTCTTGTAGCTCTTGGTCCTTGGCATGACACGCTTTCGGGTCAGCCTTCCACTCTTCCGATACCTGCGCCCTACCAGATTCCAGCAATAACCACGTCGGTGGGCGATAGCCTAGGGGTGGCGCTGGCACTCGTAATGCCGCTCGCAGCTTATTTTCTGGTATACAAGACGGTCAAAGGATACGAAATCAGGGCGACAGGCGACAACCCGCAAGCCGCTTTTGCCTTTGGAATATCGACCAGGTTTCTAGGTCCGCTTTCCTTGCTCGTAGCTGGCGGAATA
This Nitrososphaerota archaeon DNA region includes the following protein-coding sequences:
- a CDS encoding RidA family protein, with amino-acid sequence MKERGLKEINPIDSLALHMDKLLIDSPEVASGGSMYSQAVKAGNVLYVSGQVAFDQKNALIGKGDIEAQTVQAFENMKALLKAAGMGFDNVVKITVYLTDLANRPSFHRVRERYFDSDKLPSSTLVVVKSLAHPDLLVEIEAVAVE
- a CDS encoding DUF1116 domain-containing protein; protein product: MKKEANLMSTERIIESEPWLVDVLPASQCIPEIKSDLFLHAGPPIGVDELPEPTRYAIGGAQVYEGSADTVEIGIDRLRRGEVTISSAHDHGAIAPMTGIVTPSMPMFVIENRTFGNKAYTNINEGVGKTKTLRFGAFDRDVLARLNWMRDVLAPSLRNAIRSSGGINLRQIIAEAVRRGDECHNRNKSASLIFFQKAAISLSKAGYGATALHDVLQFIGGNEHFFLNLSMAAAKASLDAGHGVKGSSIVTAMSANGKDFAIRVSGLGSGRPPYTWFRSGVPAVRGKYFEPYSAKDACPILGDSFAAECTGLGAFALAAAPAMTEFVGGTISWANEITKRMYRITTMEHSYYKIPYLAYRGVPTGISIGKVLARGLMPVMDVGIAHRSAGIGQIGAGLFRAPKGCFRAAGDAFESAFGRRP
- a CDS encoding ABC transporter ATP-binding protein; translated protein: MNGIRKQFGNTIALADVDIKLNTGEIHALLGENGAGKSTLMNVLFGLYKPDKGTIAIAGRPVKMDGPKTAISLGVFMVHQHFRLIGNFTSLENIMVNSSRGMMLNYNDARNLAEKAAEAYGLGVDLDTKVKRLPVGAQQRVELLKALSTKPKLLILDEPTSSLTPQEADSVLESVKKFAERGLGVVFITHKIREVFEVSDRITVLKQGQIVGSFSGKEVTDRQLIELMMGSQERSNEMLQFSGPRPESAARPEKILEVKGITVLGAQREVAVQDTSFSIAAGEILGLAGVSGNGQREIAEAITGIRKVQHGQIVIQGVDVTSSSPAKMLDAGVTYIPEDRMQDGLLPTMSIVENLFLGHHREPPFARGPYVNYKEAVSEAQRAISDYSVKAEGPEETAAKLSGGNIQRLLIARSLIKSSKLLVAHNPTRGLDLKSTDFVLKRLLTHISTGSSVLLISEDLDELMLVSDRISAIYKGRVSESVTGPKFDKYVIGAMMAGENPGGVR
- a CDS encoding ABC transporter permease, translating into MLVAGIVLTLLGFNALEGYSTIWVSSFGSLIAFGVFISKFVPLVLLALAFALPMQTKKYNVGNEGQFLSGAVGATIFAFSFPSLPPVVAIPLLIIAGALFGAAWSVIPALLLYKFNVNVVLSTIAMNFIAYQMVPLVALGPWHDTLSGQPSTLPIPAPYQIPAITTSVGDSLGVALALVMPLAAYFLVYKTVKGYEIRATGDNPQAAFAFGISTRFLGPLSLLVAGGIAGLAGGIQLAGYQFRLIDGMQLNYGVLSQMIALIAMGNPIGVLFTTILITIIEVGSNAMQRTMGVPAPLVLVIEAMILLLVLIANVVRRRSK